The following proteins are co-located in the Camelina sativa cultivar DH55 chromosome 12, Cs, whole genome shotgun sequence genome:
- the LOC104729464 gene encoding putative F-box/kelch-repeat protein At3g24610 has translation MSSPSTSGFFSSLPDEIVLSCLARVSRLDHASLYLASKWLRSLVVSPELYHVRSLVGCTQNCIYLCLSIPPYLTPTWFCFTPQTLNRPSRLVPIRTHFYQPQEASSVVAFGYGIYVIGGKINGRHTSSVFFLDCRSHTWTTLPSMRVARASAAVGVVDGMSWEVSNISAQFPASGENAVMDEKVFALNGAGRGMFYIPSEGIWKTGNSDTIYVLLCNGWEDTLVYAKELDWRKHEGMVWREVMGLEKLTDTLCDSKLVYYGEKMSESDHSKSWMVRHVLTNELDRLLPGHKLSNSGPNMLLFWDVLGPEKLEVWCAEISLKRCNERVEIRGKIEWSEAVMTFKPPPLHQHHCKLLYSLSLNL, from the exons ATGTCTTCTCCGTCTACGTCTggattcttctcttctttgccaGATGAGATCGTTCTAAGTTGCTTGGCCCGCGTATCAAGACTAGATCACGCATCCTTATACCTAGCCTCCAAGTGGCTCCGATCTCTAGTGGTTTCACCTGAGCTCTACCACGTCCGATCACTTGTTGGTTGCACCCAAAACTGCATCTATCTATGTTTAAGCATCCCTCCATACCTAACTCCAACCTGGTTCTGTTTCACTCCACAAACCCTAAATCGTCCTAGTAGGCTGGTTCCTATTCGGACACACTTTTATCAGCCTCAAGAAGCATCATCCGTGGTTGCCTTTGGTTACGGTATCTATGTCATTGGTGGGAAGATCAACGGGAGGCACACGTCGAGCGTCTTCTTCCTAGATTGTCGATCTCACACGTGGACCACTCTTCCCTCCATGAGGGTGGCTCGAGCTTCTGCTGCAGTGGGCGTGGTCGATGGGATGTCTTGGGAGGTTTCGAACATTTCTGCTCAATTTCCCGCAAGTGGGGAGAA CGCGGTGATGGACGAGAAGGTTTTCGCTTTGAACGGGGCGGGTAGAGGTATGTTTTACATACCGAGTGAAGGGATATGGAAAACAGGGAATTCAGATACAATTTATGTACTGTTGTGTAACGGGTGGGAGGATACTTTGGTGTATGCAAAGGAGTTGGATTGGCGCAAACACGAGGGGATGGTGTGGAGAGAGGTCATGGGATTGGAAAAATTAACGGACACTCTATGTGACTCTAAGCTGGTTTACTATGGTGAGAAGATGTCAGAATCAGATCATTCGAAGTCATGGATGGTGAGGCATGTATTGACTAATGAACTTGACAGATTGCTTCCGGGGCACAAACTGAGTAACTCTGGTCCAAATATGTTACTCTTTTGGGACGTGCTTGGTCCAGAGAAATTGGAGGTTTGGTGTGCGGAGATCTCTTTAAAGAGGTGCAATGAGAGAGTTGAGATTCGCGGCAAGATTGAGTGGTCGGAAGCTGTCATGACATTCAAACCTCCTCCTCTGCATCAGCATCACTGTAAGCTTttgtattctctctctctcaatctctga
- the LOC104729463 gene encoding methionine aminopeptidase 1D, chloroplastic/mitochondrial → MAAVKSLQPRLISSFLGDRSIRSTQPLTHLFRFDLGRRRHVSMQLSRTFSGLTDLLFNRRNEDEVIDGKRKRLRPGNVSPRRPVPDHIIKPPYVDSLKAPGISSGLEVHDKKGIECMRASGKLAAKVREYAGTLVKPGVTTDEIDEAVHNMIIENGAYPSPLGYGDFPKSVCTSVNECICHGIPDSRPLEDGDIINIDVTVYLNGYHGDTSATFFCGNVDEKAKKLVEVTKESLDRAISICGPGVEYKKIGKIIHDLADKHKYGVVRQFVGHGVGSVFHADPVVLHFRNNEAGRMVLNQTFTIEPMLTIGSRNPVMWDDNWTVVTEDASLSAQFEHTILITKDGAEILTNC, encoded by the exons ATGGCGGCCGTGAAATCTCTGCAACCAAGActcatctcttcttttctcgGCGACCGCTCAATTCGATCAACGCAACCACTTACTCATCTCTTTCGCTTCGATTTag gaagaagaagacatgttTCAATGCAATTATCGAGAACCTTTTCGGGATTAACCGATCTCTTGTTTAATAGAAG GAATGAAGATGAAGTTATTGATGGCAAGAGAAAACGTCTGAGACCGGGGAATGTATCTCCTCGTCGTCCTGTTCCAGACCATATAATAAAACCTCCTTATGTTGATTCTCTTAAAGCTCCTGGAATCTCAAGTGGACTTGAAGTTCATGATAAGAAAGGTATAGAATGCATGAGAGCTTCTGGGAAACTTGCAGCTAAGGTTCGGGAATACGCTGGAACTTTGGTTAAG CCAGGCGTAACCACAGATGAAATTGATGAAGCAGTTCACAATATGATTATCGAGAATGGTGCGTATCCTTCGCCTCTTGGTTATGGAGATTTCCCGAAAAGTGTTTGCACATCTGTGAATGAATGCATTTGTCATGGTATACCAGATTCACGACCACTTGAG GATGGGGATATAATCAACATCGATGTCACAGTTTATTTGAAT GGCTATCATGGTGATACTTCAGCAACTTTCTTCTGTGGAAATGTTGACGAGAAGGCTAAAAAGCTAGTCGAG GTGACAAAAGAGTCTCTCGACAGAGCAATATCAATATGTGGTCCTGGAGTTGAGTACAAGAAAATCGGCAAAATCATTCA TGATCTTGCAGATAAACATAAATATGGAGTTGTACGACAATTTGTAGGCCATGGTGTTGGAAGTGTCTTCCACGCGGATCCAGTTGTTCTACATTTCC GGAACAATGAAGCTGGACGTATGGTCTTGAATCAAACCTTCACCATAGAACCTATGCTTACGATAGGCAGCAGAAACCCTGTGATGTGGGATGATAACTGGACAGTGGTAACGGAAGATGCAAGCCTCTCTGCACAATTCGAGCATACCATTCTTATAACCAAAGATGGAGCTGAGATACTAACcaactgttaa